From the genome of Clostridium sp. BNL1100, one region includes:
- a CDS encoding SDR family oxidoreductase produces the protein MNTQKTVLVTGASRGIGYAIAKKFAQKGFNVAINFNVNRTAAESLERELALEKCRVMTVKADVSNQEQVLYMVDSVNSHFGNIDILVNNAGIAGQRLFTDITTEEWDRMFDINVKGMFHCCKAVLPQMIRNKWGKIVNISSIWGLTGASCEVHYSASKAAVIGLTRALAKEVGPSNIQVNCVAPGVIDTDMNSGLDSQTLDELKDQTPLGIIGTGTDIAETVFFLTSDNAGFITGQVISPNGGFLI, from the coding sequence ATGAATACCCAAAAAACTGTTCTTGTAACGGGTGCTTCAAGAGGAATAGGCTATGCCATCGCTAAGAAGTTTGCCCAAAAAGGATTTAATGTTGCGATAAATTTTAACGTTAACAGGACGGCAGCTGAAAGTTTGGAAAGGGAGTTAGCTCTGGAGAAATGCAGAGTAATGACTGTAAAAGCGGATGTAAGCAATCAGGAGCAGGTTCTCTATATGGTAGATAGTGTTAATTCACATTTTGGTAATATAGATATACTGGTCAATAATGCCGGAATAGCAGGCCAAAGACTATTCACGGACATTACAACAGAAGAATGGGACAGGATGTTTGATATTAATGTCAAAGGGATGTTTCACTGCTGTAAAGCCGTACTTCCACAAATGATAAGAAACAAATGGGGAAAAATAGTCAATATATCCTCTATATGGGGATTAACAGGTGCGTCATGTGAGGTGCATTACTCTGCTTCAAAGGCAGCAGTTATCGGATTGACACGGGCATTGGCAAAGGAAGTAGGCCCGTCTAATATACAGGTTAATTGTGTTGCCCCCGGTGTAATTGATACCGATATGAATTCAGGACTTGACTCTCAAACCCTGGATGAGCTGAAGGACCAAACCCCATTGGGGATAATTGGAACAGGTACTGATATTGCAGAAACAGTTTTCTTCCTGACATCAGACAATGCAGGATTTATAACAGGGCAGGTAATAAGCCCAAACGGCGGTTTTTTAATTTAG
- a CDS encoding DJ-1/PfpI family protein produces the protein MECRKYCGACCIAPSISSSIPGMPKGKPAGVRCVQLNSDNSCRIFGSPERPKVCSSLRPSREMCGESGQFALEYLCKLEELTKLGGIDMSKILVFMYNDMADFEISYATHLLGHELSKEIVPCAYEKDIIKSKGGLLFTPVITVAEAKVDDYEGFLIPGGWNPVVKTEMLDLIKAFYTSGKLVAAICAGPRYLAKAGILDDVKYTTSIVEWTQARREAFNNEDDPFPRENFIDTRVVRDKNVITSKGISFVDFAIEIADYFGMFKKPDDKEAFFNMISGR, from the coding sequence ATGGAATGCAGAAAATATTGCGGAGCTTGTTGTATTGCTCCTTCAATATCATCATCAATACCCGGTATGCCAAAAGGTAAGCCCGCCGGAGTAAGATGCGTCCAGTTGAATAGTGATAATAGCTGTAGGATTTTCGGGTCGCCAGAAAGGCCTAAGGTATGTTCAAGCCTGAGACCTTCCAGAGAAATGTGTGGGGAATCCGGACAGTTTGCTTTGGAATATCTGTGCAAGCTTGAAGAACTTACAAAATTAGGAGGTATAGATATGAGTAAAATATTAGTATTTATGTATAACGATATGGCTGATTTTGAAATTTCATATGCTACGCACCTGTTAGGACATGAATTATCAAAAGAAATAGTTCCGTGCGCATATGAAAAAGATATTATTAAGAGTAAAGGCGGTTTGTTGTTTACACCAGTAATTACAGTTGCCGAAGCAAAAGTAGATGATTATGAAGGCTTTTTGATTCCCGGCGGTTGGAATCCTGTTGTCAAGACCGAAATGCTCGACCTGATAAAAGCTTTTTATACAAGTGGGAAACTCGTTGCAGCAATCTGTGCAGGCCCCAGATACCTTGCAAAGGCCGGTATATTAGACGATGTTAAATACACTACTTCAATAGTTGAATGGACACAAGCCAGAAGAGAGGCATTTAACAATGAGGATGACCCGTTTCCAAGGGAAAACTTTATTGACACTAGAGTAGTAAGGGATAAAAATGTCATAACATCAAAAGGTATATCTTTTGTTGATTTTGCTATTGAAATAGCTGATTACTTCGGTATGTTTAAAAAGCCTGATGATAAGGAAGCTTTTTTTAATATGATTAGTGGCAGATAG